The Limnochordia bacterium nucleotide sequence TCCAGGTTAAGATCGAGTTTACCCGCATGGTCTCAAGTATGCAGCTTGATCCAGCACGTAGGTCTTTGCTCATCGAGTTCTTTGAAACCCACGTTTGGCTCAATGCACCACAGACTAGAGAATACGAGGAGCAGATAGCTATACTTAATCTCAATAGGCTATAGACTGAACCGAGTACGATTTAGCACAGTTGAAATTGGCCGAAATACACATGCGAAAAGGAGGAGACAAAAGACCAACCCGAAGCCAAAGCCACCACCCATGGAATCATTTACGAGCAGAAGGAACAACAAGACTTTGCGACAACTAGTTAAACAGACAAAGGATTTGGGTCAATGCTGGTTATACACAAACCACTCGATAACACTAGCGGGGCAAGCATTACCTCCAAGCAGGTATGCCAAGGCACACCTTTGGCGTATTCGGTAACAGAATCCGCCGCTTCTTTCTTGATCCAAATCAATGAGCAGGATGATGAAAAAACACCAACGGCAGTTGTGGAACCTAACGAGGATGCTGATACGGTTCCCCAATTATTCTGCAGTCTTGGTACTTAGAATATCCATAGCCTCTTCAGGAGGAAGCAGTGGATAGGTTCCCAGTATCTGCACAGTCTCCCATAGAGCGTTAATGTGATCCTTAGGCCACGGCATGGACTGATCAGGGCCACAGAAATAGCCGCCTGCCTGACCCAGTTGCCAGAGCCTTTGGGCCACTTCCTCTTGGATGGCGGAAATCGGCCCCCTTACGATTGTATCCGATCGGACACCTCCGTGCAGAGCGATCCGACCAGCTGTCACCCGGCGAAGTTCATCCAAATCATTAGCCGTAGCCTGGATAGGATCGAGGATATCCACCCCAAGCTCCAAAAAGACGTCCACGATAGACGTAATGTGGCCACAGCTATGGAAAAAGATCATCACGTCATGCTCCTTGTACAGACGAAACAACCTTTGGTATTCCGGAACGAGAAAATCTCGGATAATGCCCGGGGAGAGGAGCAGCCGATCCTGTGTGCCAAGATCATCACTCATGGTGACTATCTGCACACCATTGGTAAGGTAATGCTTGGCTATGCCTAGTTGGAAGTTCATGATCCGATGAAGCAACTCCCGCACAGCATTGGGTTCGGTTAGAAAATAGCACATCATGTTTTCCATGCCCGCGAGCATATAGGACTTCTCCCAGAGGGTATCCCGATGGGACCCAGTGAGAAAGGTCTCCCTACCATTCCAGTTCTTTGCCTGTTCGTAGAGCGGGGCACAGATCCTTTCATCATCAGGATCTGGCCAGGGATAATCCCTTAATGCTTCCACCAGATTACAGAGGGGATTTCCTCTAGGAAATCCCATGACATCTTCATGTTCACGGTGCCAGACAGTGCCCCAAATATCAGTCCATTTTGAACCCACAGGTAAGTGATGTCCCCCGCCGCAATACCCTTGGTGATCCGCACCCAAGTAGCTGATTCTATGCATCGGGATGCCGCAGGCAACCCTCTGTGGATGGCCGAACTTGATCGTTTGTAATGCATTTTCCTTCTGGTTCATGGATTTCCCACCCTTCGTAAGTACCTGTGCCGGGAAGAAAGCTTCCCGGCACAGTGGCGCTATGGCTGTAGCATGGCATCTGCCGCCTCAACAATTCCCTGCATCGCAGCTGATACACTAACTTCACCTGAAAAACCCTGATACAGCCCCTCATTTACCTTCCCAACCCAGTCCCCATAGTTCACAATGGTCGGTTCCGCATGTCCATAGGGCAATGCATATAGAAAGGTTTCTTCGCTCCGTTCAGCTGATGACTGGGCAATTGCCTCCAGGCCCACACTGGTGTTGACCGGTACCGCCATCCCCGAGAGCGTATTAATAAATTGAGGTTGCTCAGAGACTAAAAACTTTAGAAAGTCCCAAGCAACCTCAGGATGCTGACACTGACTGGAGATTCCATAATGAAGGGTCAAAAGAAGAGTACCCGGCTCTACCTGCCAAGGCAAGGCAGCTGTGTTCCATTTGAAGTCGGAGATTTCCTTACGGAACGTATTCAGCCATCGACCTTGTACTTCCATGGCAATACGACCTGTCATAAAAGCACCATCAAAGTCCCACCCAATAGCGGCATCAGTGGGGGCCACCCGATCCTCAAACATCAGGTCTATGTAGAACTGCAAGCCATCGGTTGCCGCCTGCTCATGCAGTAGGGTTCTACTGTTATCCTCGTTTAGGGGGCGGCCGCCATTTTGAAACACCCAGTTCCACCACCACCAAGAGGCGCTACCTAGTCCGTATCTTTGTATTTCCCCATCCTGGTCAACTTTGGTCAGTTTCCTTGCTGTTTGGCGTAAATCATCCCACCGCCAGTTTGGATCTTCCCATCCCACCGGGGGAACACTCAACCCTGCCTCCTCAAACAAAGTCGCATTGTAAACCAAAGCCAGTGGTGATACCTCAAAGGGCATTGCATAGACTTTGTGTTCAAACATAACTGAGTCCATGATGGATTGCGGGATATGCTCAAATGTGAAATTATCCTTCTGGATAAACTCGGTTAGATCAAGCAGCGCTCCTTGGGATGCCCATGGCGCAAGAAAGGTCTGATTGATGTACAGTATGTCTGGTGCCACACCCCCGACGATCATCATTTGCTGATCACTAAACCTATCCCCCTGCAGATAGACCATTTCGATCTCGACCTCAGGATTAATCGCCTCATAAAGCTCGGCGATCTCCCGCCTGATTTCAATCTCAGTGGGCAAGATACCCGACGCAACAGTAAGTACGACCTTTTCTCCAGCAAACACTAAGCCAATACCTGCAGAAACAAATAAGAACATAGCAAACAAAATGAAAACTATCCGGTGCAACCAATCATCTTTGCTCATCACGGCTCCTCCTCATTTTCATTTTCTGATTAAGCTATCGAATCAGGTACTACCTAGTGTCCAGACAATGACCTCACCCCCGCCACTTGACTTTGTTTATGCCCCCGCACTGTAAATCCTTTCCTAGATAGTTGCAGCTGTTGAGTCACGACAGACCAGCCGTACCTCCATGGATAGCTCCTTTATTGCCATCCCTGGATTGGTTATTCGTTCAAGTAGCAGTTCCCCGGCCTTCTTGCCAAGAAGATACTGTGGTAACCTGATCGTTGTAAGAGAGGGTTTGAGCAATCGGGCCAGTTCAATATCATCACATCCAATGACCGCCACATCCTGTGGAATGCTAAGACCGGCGTTTTGCACAGCTTCAAATATCCCAATTGCCAGCAAATCATTTCCCGCAAAAAACATATCTGGGGGGTTAGCCAAAGATAGCATTTCTTCTGCAGCCTCTCTCCCCGCTTCTATGGTGAAGTCCGTCTCCGCGATTAGGGCATCTTCGTAAAATAGATCGTATTCCTTAACGGCGAACTGGTATTGCCGTTTTCGTACAGTACCAACTACTGTATGGGGTGGTCCGCCAATGTATCCCAAGCGCCTCTTGCCAGCTGTCTTCAACTGAGCTATTGCTTCGTTTAAGGCAGCTCCTGTGCCAAATACGCCCACCACATCAAACTGTGACTCCTTGGGTTTGGCCCCGATGATCACCGTAGGCTTCTGGGATTCAGCCAAAAGCCTCAAGCTCGTCTCATCCTCAAGATAGCGGGCAAAACAGATGCCATCGATTTGTTTTTTCAGCAAGGTCTCAATACACTCTATTTCCTTTTCGGGATCACCATCAGTGTTGGCGATCACCGTATTGTAGCCTACTGCATAGCAGTGATCCTGCAATCCCTTAGCTAACGTCGCATAGAAAGAGTTGGTGATGCTTGGCACCACCAGGGCAATCAACTGGCTGACCCCAAGGGTCAGGGAACGTGCTGCGGGATTGGGGACATAACCTAAATCGGCCATGGCCTGTTCCACGCGTATCCGGGTTTTCTCACTGACCTGCCCCCGGTCATTTAGAACCCTTGAGACGGTCGTTATTGATACACCAGCTCGTTTGGCAACATCATAGATTGTCGTCATCTTACACCCCACC carries:
- a CDS encoding sugar ABC transporter substrate-binding protein — its product is MSKDDWLHRIVFILFAMFLFVSAGIGLVFAGEKVVLTVASGILPTEIEIRREIAELYEAINPEVEIEMVYLQGDRFSDQQMMIVGGVAPDILYINQTFLAPWASQGALLDLTEFIQKDNFTFEHIPQSIMDSVMFEHKVYAMPFEVSPLALVYNATLFEEAGLSVPPVGWEDPNWRWDDLRQTARKLTKVDQDGEIQRYGLGSASWWWWNWVFQNGGRPLNEDNSRTLLHEQAATDGLQFYIDLMFEDRVAPTDAAIGWDFDGAFMTGRIAMEVQGRWLNTFRKEISDFKWNTAALPWQVEPGTLLLTLHYGISSQCQHPEVAWDFLKFLVSEQPQFINTLSGMAVPVNTSVGLEAIAQSSAERSEETFLYALPYGHAEPTIVNYGDWVGKVNEGLYQGFSGEVSVSAAMQGIVEAADAMLQP
- a CDS encoding LacI family transcriptional regulator, producing the protein MTTIYDVAKRAGVSITTVSRVLNDRGQVSEKTRIRVEQAMADLGYVPNPAARSLTLGVSQLIALVVPSITNSFYATLAKGLQDHCYAVGYNTVIANTDGDPEKEIECIETLLKKQIDGICFARYLEDETSLRLLAESQKPTVIIGAKPKESQFDVVGVFGTGAALNEAIAQLKTAGKRRLGYIGGPPHTVVGTVRKRQYQFAVKEYDLFYEDALIAETDFTIEAGREAAEEMLSLANPPDMFFAGNDLLAIGIFEAVQNAGLSIPQDVAVIGCDDIELARLLKPSLTTIRLPQYLLGKKAGELLLERITNPGMAIKELSMEVRLVCRDSTAATI